Proteins found in one Sporosarcina sp. FSL K6-3457 genomic segment:
- a CDS encoding response regulator encodes MTTSCKGTLNLIKEASFDIYIFDLKMPKMNGHDLAKRVIELDPLAKIIIYTGYELEEYFNSLIETGVVGFLSKTDSEEQMIKTIRGLLQNDAVIPIHLLQQLRKGNNLFQTMQMKTNLLTGK; translated from the coding sequence ATCACAACCAGTTGCAAAGGTACCTTAAATCTTATAAAAGAAGCGAGTTTTGATATATACATATTTGACTTGAAAATGCCAAAAATGAATGGTCATGATTTGGCTAAAAGAGTGATTGAATTAGATCCTCTAGCAAAAATAATTATTTATACGGGCTATGAACTTGAAGAATATTTCAATTCTTTAATTGAAACGGGTGTAGTAGGTTTTCTCAGTAAAACAGATTCAGAAGAACAAATGATAAAGACAATCCGAGGTTTGTTACAGAATGATGCGGTCATTCCAATTCATCTTCTTCAACAACTACGAAAAGGGAATAATCTTTTCCAGACGATGCAAATGAAGACAAATCTTTTAACTGGAAAATAA
- a CDS encoding TIGR04104 family putative zinc finger protein → MKCIKPFSWSEIYRSFWRWMYKPIKCDKCGTEHRIAISGRLTFVSVTILPMSIFVNFLSPFDSFLSTLGVGIAILIISSLVTPYLVKFKVK, encoded by the coding sequence ATGAAATGTATTAAGCCATTTAGTTGGAGCGAGATCTATCGTTCATTTTGGAGATGGATGTATAAACCAATCAAATGTGATAAATGTGGTACGGAGCATCGTATAGCGATTTCTGGAAGACTTACATTCGTTTCTGTGACTATATTGCCGATGTCGATTTTTGTGAATTTTTTATCACCTTTCGATAGTTTTTTATCAACTTTGGGTGTAGGCATCGCCATATTAATTATCAGTTCTTTGGTAACTCCATACTTAGTAAAATTTAAAGTTAAATAA
- a CDS encoding IS630 family transposase (programmed frameshift), translating into MNVDSKIHELSEAMRTTESIRLYERYQAVKLVLEGFQIKEVARMTNRDPHTIGNYVKSYKKGGIEALQPKKQSGRPKRLTQAQEEELREIVAFKTPEEVGFPARANWTLSLTSQLIARKWGFTYSLKGTANILHRLGLSCTRPTYTLKKADPKKQESFKTETFPELKKLLNGDIDFILFEDESMIRDYQAIGKTWFLRGKQRIIPTYGQHQGVKLIGTLDYESGRILCVEEERYDAEAFLRFLKTVLSEYPTGRIAMVLDNARIHHAKLLHPFLENNQKRLELVFLPPYSPQLNLMEGVWKWLKESVINNVFFDSTKKIAQAVHGFLEDVNRRRKEVIDRLCVRM; encoded by the exons ATGAATGTGGATTCTAAAATTCATGAATTATCCGAAGCGATGCGAACAACGGAAAGTATCCGGCTTTATGAGCGTTATCAGGCAGTTAAACTTGTGCTTGAAGGCTTTCAGATAAAAGAAGTAGCACGAATGACCAATCGTGATCCACACACTATCGGAAACTATGTGAAATCATACAAAAAAGGCGGTATAGAGGCCCTTCAGCCGAAGAAACAGAGTGGTCGCCCCAAACGTCTAACGCAAGCGCAAGAAGAGGAGCTCCGTGAAATCGTTGCTTTTAAAACACCGGAAGAAGTAGGCTTTCCTGCTCGTGCCAACTGGACACTTTCACTTACTTCACAGCTGATTGCACGCAAATGGGGCTTCACATATAGCCTCAAAGGGACAGCGAATATTCTTCATCGGCTTGGTCTTAGCTGCACACGTCCGACTTATACTTTAAAGAAAGCAGATCCTAAAAAACAGGAATCATTCAAAACCGAGACCTTTCCAGAACTA AAAAAATTGCTGAACGGCGACATTGATTTTATCCTATTCGAGGATGAATCTATGATCCGTGATTACCAGGCAATCGGAAAGACATGGTTTTTACGTGGCAAACAACGCATCATCCCGACTTATGGACAGCACCAAGGTGTAAAACTAATTGGGACGCTCGATTATGAGTCGGGCAGAATCCTTTGCGTTGAAGAAGAACGTTATGATGCCGAAGCCTTCTTGCGATTTTTAAAGACAGTTTTATCTGAATATCCGACAGGTCGAATTGCGATGGTTCTTGATAACGCAAGAATCCACCACGCAAAGCTTCTTCATCCATTTTTAGAAAACAATCAAAAACGTCTCGAATTGGTCTTTCTACCGCCGTACAGCCCACAGCTGAACCTGATGGAAGGTGTCTGGAAATGGCTCAAGGAATCTGTCATCAACAATGTATTCTTTGATTCTACCAAAAAGATTGCCCAGGCCGTTCATGGTTTTCTTGAGGATGTTAATCGACGACGAAAAGAAGTCATTGACCGTCTTTGTGTCAGAATGTAG
- the comX gene encoding competence pheromone ComX codes for MSKIIQYLTQNPALISLFLKEEICFVGLKNDMERKALVDVLNAEEGYVNKYWK; via the coding sequence ATGTCTAAAATCATTCAATACCTTACTCAAAACCCTGCATTAATTTCATTGTTTTTAAAGGAAGAAATTTGTTTTGTTGGATTAAAAAATGATATGGAGAGAAAAGCATTAGTTGATGTTCTTAACGCAGAAGAAGGATATGTCAATAAATACTGGAAATAA
- a CDS encoding response regulator transcription factor: MKRILIVDDHIAVAEGTKLMLAKEKDFQVETANSGKDALNLVKEASFDIYIFDLKMPKMNGHDLAKRVIELDPLAKIIIYTGYELEEYFNSLIETGVVGFLSKTDSEEQMIKTIRGLLQNDAVIPIHLLQQLRKGNNLFQTMQMKTNPLTEKEWNILEQVALGKTNIEIADATFQSTRTIEYHLSSVFKKLEVNSRTAAVVKARELNGISID; the protein is encoded by the coding sequence ATGAAAAGAATTCTAATCGTAGATGATCATATAGCTGTGGCGGAAGGAACGAAGTTGATGTTGGCAAAAGAAAAAGATTTTCAAGTGGAAACTGCCAACAGTGGGAAAGATGCCTTAAACCTTGTAAAGGAAGCGAGTTTTGATATATACATATTTGACTTGAAAATGCCAAAAATGAATGGTCATGATTTGGCTAAAAGAGTGATTGAATTAGATCCTTTAGCAAAAATAATTATTTATACGGGCTATGAGCTTGAAGAATATTTCAATTCTTTAATTGAAACGGGTGTAGTAGGTTTTCTCAGTAAAACAGATTCAGAAGAACAAATGATAAAGACAATCCGAGGTTTGTTACAGAATGATGCGGTCATTCCAATTCATCTTCTTCAACAACTACGAAAAGGGAATAATCTTTTTCAGACGATGCAAATGAAGACAAATCCTTTAACTGAAAAAGAATGGAACATTCTTGAACAAGTAGCGCTTGGGAAAACAAATATAGAAATAGCTGATGCGACATTTCAGAGTACTAGAACGATAGAATATCATTTATCAAGTGTGTTTAAAAAATTAGAAGTAAATTCAAGAACAGCAGCCGTTGTAAAGGCAAGAGAATTGAACGGTATTAGCATAGATTAA
- a CDS encoding class 1 isoprenoid biosynthesis enzyme produces MKEVFILSDYNSNIKERMVQAVHNHFHQSNLNDIAIQSIRHKEQEGFLFGELTLLHHKMFGGTSSEIYQAAATVELLILSFDLFDDLQDDDSFGTPWSTWDSALTLNLALGLLQLSTKMMHEIQFPNDGWKCFERLNLVAINGQHADILNNIETEEQYLQTTAQKAGSLVAMASLVGTSLATEQYHDIVENYCTQLGIAEQIKNDVNDILSVEKSDWLLRKKSLPILYLFDNNIESDILNYYKGTVSLDELQTKKELVKEILFDSGSMMYAQVILRKHQLSAIEQLRALPVNNMYKETLINLFKTN; encoded by the coding sequence GTGAAGGAGGTTTTTATTTTATCTGATTACAACAGCAACATAAAAGAACGGATGGTTCAAGCGGTTCATAACCATTTTCATCAAAGCAACTTGAATGATATAGCCATCCAATCCATTCGGCATAAAGAACAAGAAGGATTTTTATTCGGGGAACTCACTCTGCTACATCACAAAATGTTTGGCGGTACCTCTTCAGAAATCTATCAGGCAGCTGCAACTGTAGAACTACTCATATTGTCCTTCGATCTTTTCGATGACTTACAAGATGATGATAGCTTTGGTACCCCGTGGAGTACATGGGATTCCGCTTTAACATTGAATCTAGCGTTGGGGTTATTGCAGTTAAGTACAAAAATGATGCATGAGATTCAATTTCCAAATGACGGATGGAAATGTTTTGAACGTTTAAATCTCGTCGCTATTAACGGACAGCACGCTGATATTTTAAACAACATCGAGACTGAAGAACAATATTTGCAAACCACGGCTCAAAAAGCGGGCTCTCTTGTTGCAATGGCTAGCTTGGTTGGTACGAGTCTAGCAACAGAACAGTATCATGATATTGTCGAAAACTACTGTACACAATTAGGCATTGCAGAGCAAATAAAAAATGATGTAAATGATATTTTATCCGTCGAAAAAAGTGATTGGCTTTTACGCAAAAAATCACTTCCTATTCTTTACTTATTCGATAATAATATAGAATCAGATATTCTAAATTATTATAAAGGAACAGTGTCATTAGACGAGCTTCAAACGAAAAAAGAATTGGTAAAGGAAATACTTTTCGACTCAGGTTCCATGATGTATGCGCAAGTCATTTTACGTAAACATCAGTTATCTGCAATTGAACAACTACGCGCTCTTCCAGTTAATAATATGTACAAGGAAACACTTATAAATTTATTCAAAACCAATTAA